atatcataCTAAAAttaacacaacagtcatacaagCTTATAATACTGGTTTATTGTGGTCAGATTACTGagattatttttctccaagcaaaaAAATACGAACACAAAaagattgattttattttttgtgcactGCTAAAAATCATTCTAACAGAAAACATCAATATGGCAGCAATACTGAGTTTGTATGAGCATTGGTTTATGCTGTGCGAACAAAATTGCATATTCAGCTTCTCTAAATCCTGAGTCAGTTGATTGAGTTTTCAACAAAGGTTATGTCATGTCTAAAACCTCTATTTCTAACTCAACTTTTGGTCTtccctttcttcttttcttcagtTACCTTTACTCTTTCTTTCTTGTTGCCAAAAACACCTATTGCTTGTAATTGATTTTACCACCACCTTACtaaatgaaaagttttaaaaaagtgtgtCAACTGCATTTTCATGGTCAACAGCATTAAAGGTCCATTAAAATCTGATTGGAGCAACAAGTCAATAATCTTTTAACACATAATCTTTCAGGTTGctcaaaatacatattttttaatcagtCCAGGTTGTCTAAAATTCTTTGCTGAAATTGTCTTGCAATGTTTTAAGGTTATAAATTTATCCAAAGTTTAGTATTTGAAAAAGGATAACTTTGAAGCACAGCTTTTTATGTAACGACAGTAAAATGTATCTTTATTTCAAAACatgtatttgttaaaaaatcactttttctgCTGTATTTTTGAATGTCCTTTTTCTGCCGCAGATAAGATAATTGTTTCACAATTTGTATTCCCCTTCATGTAAATTCACAGATTTAGTTTTCTGCATCGACATTCATGTACTGGGATGAAATCCAGCCAAGTTGTACCAGTCATTGATCCTTTAGAGAAAGTAGGACTGCAACTTGTTTTTGATGCAATAATATATATCATAATACATGTTTGAAATcctttcagacatgtttgataAGATGTTTAACCCCATAGTTTCGGCTTCTTCGTCAGACAAATCTTCATGGATGATCTTGCAGTTGTCAAAGTctataaaaaatattgaaagcAAGGttaaaggatggatggatttatttcTGTTAAATTACCCtattgcaaaacaaacaaacaaacacaaaaataaagacaattaatTCTGTTACAATGGATTCTGGGAAAACTAAGGTGCTTCAAGGAACAAAATGCTAATCTAGTAAGAATTATTTTATATTGTTGTTTACTGTTATTgttgattttaataaaataaaataaacagaaaaatagttttattgtttttacataGCTTTGATTGAAAGCCTCTCAATAATACCACTTTTATCACACACAATTGTAATTGTAAAGTTATAGTCTgtgctattattttttttttttatcaataaattGTAGATGGAATCCTCACCAAATTCTGTGTTCAACATCTTCATTGTGGACCAGCCAAGACACTGGGTTTGAATCTCAAACTCCTTCAGCTCagtttcagagatgctctttctCCTGCCTGTTAGAGAAGACatctttaacaaacaaaaaggaattgttttgttttttcaaattgacCACACATCCTATAAATCttacttaataaaaatgaaatgacatgTTCAGCAGACTAGAACACATTGCTATGTATTATGGCAATAGGTGAAACCATTTAGTCTGAGGGATCAACAAACATGCTctacttttaaaaatgcaaagtcCCATTTGTTCGCACACACCGTTGTGTGCAAAGTGTAGGGGCTGAATCCCTTACATCCGCCTTGACGATTGTTATACATGAAGTACTGATTTCCTTTTTAATTCTATGATGTGACATAATATTATTGCTCAAACGTTTTAGCTACATTGACTGGTGATAATAGGTGTGTCTGGTAATTAGAGATCCATACATTGCACAATATATGTACCAAACTAAGACAAGACAGGGATTTTCTATTCttgttttaattcaaaataCTAATTTTACCATTCTTACCCAGGCATAACTTCTGTGTGCTCCACTAACCAACATGCAACTATTTATGTTTGTGGTTTATAAACATCGAGAAGAGCAGATACTCAGTTTTAGCTCCAAATGGGAACTTcccttttttattatattttttttttgttgcaccccaAACGGTTTCAAAGCACCCAAGCTTTGCATTCACATGAAGGCCTGATTGGTTGTGAGCCAGGTATTACATGGTTGTGCTGCTTAATTGATGTCATGACAAACTGTCGTGTTCAAAGCAACTGTACAGTTCTCAGGTCCCGTAATCGGTgctgcagcacatttctataATCATAAACCATACTTTAGAGTCAAAATTGGGCACAAAATGGAAGGTGTGCCACAAGTGCGCTGTGGTCAATTTAATCACTCTTAAACCTGTGTTAAAAcagaaagtattttttattcctaagaaattttttaaagtaacagtgAAAATTCCATAAAAGGTGGTCATTTTGAGCATGACCTTTTTGAAGACAGCTAAGGTTCTTGAACAGAACTGTGTTCAATTACTAAATGACTCATGTTACATCCATATTTACACACAGGTTATTACCCATTTATTCCTATCAATAttcctttcatttatttagCCATTGCTTCCCACATGTCCACTGTCCTCATGCTCTTCTCATCCTTCTAACTGTTTGTCACTCCCATCTTTAATCCCTCTTGCATTATCTGATTATTTTATCCTACATTTCATTGCTCTTCCATTATTATCCACTGCTACGTAGTAGTAAAATAAATTCTTCAAGACAGGAGAAAGATTCCCCCTGGGCTCTACTTACTTAAAAGTAGGAGAGTGTCAATAGTATCTTTGGACTTTACAATGATGCAGTCAGAACAACTTGTTTGCAGGAGAACATCTGGATCACCAGTTGGGGAAtctgttaaaaacatttacagctgTGGTTAGTGGTTCATTTATAAATATGCAGTAAAATTTCTGCTGCAGTAAGGTAAGAAGTTATTGACTTTTTGTACTTAGTATGTTAAGCTTGCATGAAGTGGAAAAGGCACACAGGGTAAATGTAATGTGGAAATAGACAAAGTTTCCCTCAAATAGTTTGTGGTAGTAAAAATGTTAAAGCCAGGTTGAGGTAAAAAACGAGCTTTTATGAGCAACAATATGGTTAAATACAAAGAAAGAGTATTATAGATCTAACATGTGCTTTGACGGCGCTGCGAGAAAAGTACTGAAAAGGTCAGAAAGAGCTGCACTGTGTCTTTGTAGCTCTCTGTAAGTCTTTGTAGAGAAGGTCCATGACAGAGTATCTAGAGAGAAGCCTAGAGccttaaagtaaaataaatgtctttgtaAGTTATGATCCTCAGTacagaaatgaataaacaaaaattggCTTTAACTTGCAAAAATAGAcagagactttttttattacttctGCATATAAATCTATATGTTAAACAAAACTCTTACTGTTGCTGTCGACCTCCAACATTTTGCTGTTTTCGTAGAAAAAGGTTTGAGTTTCATTGTAGCAGTATCCATACCTGCACAggatttacaaaaatgtaacattaagaaaactgtttaaaagtaattgtgaaaaaagtaaacaacTTTGAAAGGACAATACTTACATTTTGACTTTTATATTGTAATCATAAGTGTTTAGTTTAGCTGTAGAAGTAACATCCATTGC
The nucleotide sequence above comes from Oryzias latipes chromosome 5, ASM223467v1. Encoded proteins:
- the LOC101172895 gene encoding uncharacterized protein LOC101172895, with translation MKILCTAVVALSLVSVCQPASLACNNLLTPVEKNPELLGRWHLIAWASESCLVTTLFNTLVWPSLAMDVTSTAKLNTYDYNIKVKMYGYCYNETQTFFYENSKMLEVDSNNSPTGDPDVLLQTSCSDCIIVKSKDTIDTLLLLSRRKSISETELKEFEIQTQCLGWSTMKMLNTEFDFDNCKIIHEDLSDEEAETMGLNILSNMSERISNMYYDIYYCIKNKLQSYFL